A window of the Mucilaginibacter sp. cycad4 genome harbors these coding sequences:
- a CDS encoding SusC/RagA family TonB-linked outer membrane protein, with product MKKRLLLILCSFVFAVTQLFAQNHTVTGTVTAREDGLPLPGVSVKIKGTTTGTQTTVDGKFSLNVPNNAVLSFSFIGYATQDVPVGGSTNLKVILEASSRGLNEVIVTALGITRQQKSLGYAAQQIKGDDLTVTKQSDLNTALAGKIAGVQVLGGSGAKFGTSTIRIRGINSLSGGNPIYVVNGVVTDPNAVNNDDIETMSVLKGPAATALYGQRASEGAVVITLKKGSNKGVGVSFNQSTSFEKVYQLPEYQNEYGGGTSTTWKTYTYDPANGSPASFAKFNGVKIYDYGVDESWGPKLDGTMYAPWYFWDPTNPDFGKLKPFVAQPNNVRDFYRTGVTYNTNAAFSKAADDYNFRVSYTNIDRTGITPNSDQKRNNVGLNGELKLTKKFTVSANANFSQINSNNIPAEGYGTQTAGSFSQWFHRDIEIDKLKNYRRADGTYTSWNIISPDNLAPHYWDNPYTEAYVNTSKSNSNRIYGNITASYQFTKDLSLSLIAREDLLNRDDNAQVGSGTINVDSYSQSQYTYKENNYVANLSYSHNFKDLSVKAGLYAETRQDRYRYTSGGTNGGLAVPDLYTLSNSIDAPSSFSYNALSRVNSYYGYTSFGYKDFLYLDFNARNDISSTLPVNNNSYWYGGLSGSFVFTELMAKNDWLTFGKLRLSAAKLGSDTQPYQVYQTYNLSTTPYGGNPVQTVPNTLPNQTLKPTLSTAYEIGTELHFIKDRIKFDFNYYTRNAKDQILPLPVNGTSGYSTAVVNAGEIKNHGIEISLGGTPIKSKDFTWNADFNISFNRNKVVSIYPGINSLQVSPDGLGGYGLSGGNQAAGSRGFGFVGSPSFGINGVVGSSYGQIIGSGFTRDTKGNIVVDENGYPIVNNTVNLGSMLPSYTGGFTNTFNYKNFILAFSLDFQKGGTFVSVTQQNLNGSGLGIQTVGPNAKGNPKRDAVSAGGGTLFAGVHEDGTPNTTYVNTRQLYESVLSQIWENYTFDASYVKLREVSIGYSFSKKVLGRLPFQTAYFGITTQNPWMIYSKLKGVDPSQLQTSFYEGGQLPNTRNIGFNLKVTF from the coding sequence ATGAAAAAACGACTACTACTAATTTTGTGCAGTTTCGTATTTGCTGTAACACAGCTTTTTGCGCAAAATCACACTGTTACCGGTACGGTAACAGCCAGGGAGGACGGTCTTCCTCTGCCGGGTGTATCGGTGAAGATAAAAGGGACAACTACCGGTACCCAAACTACCGTCGACGGTAAATTCTCACTTAACGTTCCTAACAACGCAGTTTTATCATTCAGCTTTATTGGCTATGCTACGCAGGATGTCCCTGTTGGCGGTTCTACAAACCTTAAAGTGATTTTAGAGGCATCAAGCCGCGGTCTTAATGAGGTAATTGTAACCGCCTTAGGTATCACCAGGCAACAAAAATCACTGGGTTACGCTGCTCAGCAGATAAAAGGCGATGACCTTACAGTTACCAAACAATCCGACCTTAACACCGCCCTTGCAGGTAAAATTGCAGGTGTACAGGTATTAGGTGGTTCGGGTGCAAAATTCGGTACATCAACTATCCGCATCCGTGGTATCAATTCATTGTCGGGTGGTAACCCTATTTACGTGGTAAATGGTGTGGTTACTGATCCTAACGCGGTAAATAATGATGATATCGAAACTATGTCGGTGTTAAAAGGCCCTGCTGCAACTGCCCTGTATGGTCAGCGTGCATCTGAAGGTGCAGTTGTTATTACGCTTAAGAAAGGCTCAAACAAAGGGGTTGGTGTTTCTTTTAACCAGTCAACATCTTTTGAGAAAGTTTACCAGCTGCCTGAATATCAAAATGAATACGGTGGCGGTACCAGCACAACCTGGAAAACCTATACTTATGACCCTGCTAATGGTTCACCCGCATCATTTGCCAAGTTTAATGGTGTGAAAATTTACGATTACGGAGTTGACGAAAGTTGGGGGCCTAAGTTGGATGGTACAATGTACGCTCCATGGTATTTCTGGGATCCCACAAATCCAGACTTTGGCAAGTTAAAACCATTTGTTGCACAGCCAAACAACGTACGCGACTTTTACCGTACAGGTGTTACTTACAACACAAATGCTGCATTTTCAAAAGCTGCAGATGATTACAACTTCAGGGTATCGTACACGAACATTGACCGTACTGGTATTACGCCTAACAGCGATCAGAAACGTAACAACGTTGGTTTAAACGGCGAGCTTAAATTAACCAAGAAATTTACTGTAAGCGCTAACGCTAACTTTTCGCAAATTAATTCAAACAATATACCTGCCGAAGGTTACGGTACGCAAACTGCTGGTTCATTCAGCCAGTGGTTTCACAGGGATATCGAGATCGATAAACTTAAGAACTACCGGAGAGCCGATGGTACTTACACTTCATGGAATATCATAAGCCCTGATAACCTGGCGCCACACTATTGGGACAACCCATATACCGAGGCTTATGTTAATACTTCAAAGTCAAACAGCAACCGTATTTATGGTAACATCACTGCATCGTACCAGTTTACTAAAGACCTTTCGTTGTCATTAATTGCACGGGAAGATCTTTTAAACCGTGATGACAATGCACAAGTAGGTTCAGGTACTATCAATGTTGATTCATATTCACAAAGCCAGTATACCTACAAGGAAAATAATTATGTAGCTAACTTGTCATATAGCCATAATTTCAAAGATCTGTCTGTAAAAGCCGGTTTGTATGCCGAAACAAGGCAAGACAGGTACCGTTACACCAGCGGTGGTACCAATGGCGGTTTGGCCGTGCCTGATCTGTACACTTTGAGCAACTCTATTGATGCTCCTTCATCATTCAGTTACAATGCATTATCACGCGTAAACAGCTACTACGGTTATACATCATTTGGTTACAAGGATTTCCTATACCTTGATTTTAACGCACGTAATGATATTTCATCAACTTTGCCGGTTAACAACAACTCATACTGGTACGGTGGTTTATCAGGTTCATTTGTATTTACCGAGCTGATGGCTAAAAATGATTGGTTAACTTTTGGTAAGTTAAGGTTATCAGCAGCCAAATTAGGTTCAGATACACAACCTTACCAGGTTTATCAAACCTACAACCTGAGTACTACACCTTATGGCGGTAATCCGGTACAAACCGTGCCCAATACCTTGCCAAACCAAACGCTGAAACCAACATTATCAACAGCGTATGAAATAGGTACCGAGTTACACTTTATTAAAGACAGGATTAAATTTGACTTTAACTACTATACCCGTAACGCTAAAGACCAGATATTGCCTTTACCGGTAAATGGTACTTCAGGTTATTCAACAGCAGTAGTTAATGCCGGTGAGATTAAAAACCACGGTATTGAAATAAGCCTTGGCGGCACACCGATAAAATCAAAAGATTTTACCTGGAATGCTGACTTTAATATCTCATTTAACCGTAATAAAGTTGTTTCAATATATCCCGGTATCAATAGCTTACAAGTATCTCCTGATGGTTTGGGCGGATATGGCTTATCTGGTGGTAACCAGGCAGCCGGTTCAAGAGGTTTCGGTTTCGTAGGATCGCCAAGCTTTGGTATCAATGGGGTGGTTGGCAGTTCATATGGTCAGATCATCGGTTCGGGTTTTACCCGCGATACAAAAGGGAATATTGTTGTTGATGAAAACGGCTACCCTATCGTAAATAATACTGTTAATCTGGGCAGTATGCTACCAAGTTATACAGGTGGTTTTACTAATACGTTTAACTACAAAAACTTTATACTTGCATTTTCTCTTGACTTTCAAAAAGGCGGTACGTTTGTTTCAGTTACCCAACAAAATCTTAACGGATCAGGCTTAGGCATTCAAACTGTTGGCCCTAATGCTAAAGGTAATCCAAAACGTGATGCTGTATCTGCAGGTGGCGGTACACTGTTTGCCGGTGTTCACGAAGATGGTACTCCCAACACTACTTATGTAAACACCCGTCAGTTATATGAATCAGTTTTAAGCCAGATCTGGGAGAACTACACTTTTGATGCATCATACGTTAAACTACGTGAGGTTAGCATAGGTTATTCCTTCTCTAAAAAGGTGCTGGGCAGGTTGCCGTTCCAAACAGCATATTTTGGTATCACTACGCAAAATCCCTGGATGATTTACTCTAAACTAAAAGGTGTTGATCCTTCGCAGTTGCAAACATCTTTTTATGAAGGTGGCCAGTTGCCAAACACCCGTAACATCGGATTTAACCTAAAGGTAACGTTCTAA
- a CDS encoding SusD/RagB family nutrient-binding outer membrane lipoprotein, with translation MKKSYIKYIAGAFIFVAASCKTGGDINVNPNQSPNVQTGYMLTSAIQFLGGINGAGATTNINSFAGELYSQYISETYYTNESQFALKQYDYQTYYTGPLLDLKTIISNNTDPAKKNLASTTKFGTNNDQIASARILSAFIYLTMTDRWGDIPYTQALSGASNFSPAFDAQKDIYTALMKELDEAQAQLGTTNSLTGDILFNGNNVRWKHWANSLHAIMALRLSKVDPATGKTEFAKAVAGGLMTSNDDNATYKYSSAQTNENPYFTNYRNRYDYAVSSLLVTTLKGLNDPRLAVYAAPTASNTIVGLPYGTYGDALGNYSAGTRDAPGNISLIGTALSDASSSSVWTSYAQVLFMQAEAAHLNWIAGGDGAAADFYNKGVTASLEQNGISSADVATYLGQASVKFNASTALDQILTQKWIANFLGDGWESWAEYRRTGLPKLLDPVPGSLSPGQRIPRRQQYPQTEHDLNLTNYNAVIARQGADALNTRVYWDKQ, from the coding sequence ATGAAAAAGTCATATATTAAATATATAGCAGGGGCATTTATCTTTGTTGCAGCATCATGTAAAACTGGTGGCGACATAAATGTTAACCCCAATCAATCGCCCAATGTACAAACAGGTTATATGTTAACCAGTGCAATACAGTTTTTAGGGGGAATAAACGGTGCCGGCGCAACAACCAATATTAACTCGTTTGCCGGCGAATTGTATTCACAATACATTTCGGAAACCTATTACACCAACGAGTCGCAGTTTGCTTTAAAGCAGTATGATTACCAAACGTACTATACAGGTCCGTTGCTTGATCTGAAAACAATAATCAGTAACAATACTGACCCTGCTAAGAAAAACCTGGCATCAACCACCAAGTTTGGAACCAACAATGATCAGATAGCCTCCGCAAGGATCCTTTCGGCGTTTATTTATTTAACCATGACCGATAGGTGGGGAGATATTCCTTATACACAGGCTTTGAGTGGAGCAAGTAACTTTTCACCGGCTTTTGATGCGCAAAAAGATATATATACCGCATTAATGAAAGAACTGGACGAGGCACAAGCCCAACTGGGTACTACTAATTCGTTAACGGGTGATATTTTATTTAACGGTAATAATGTCCGCTGGAAACACTGGGCCAATTCGTTACACGCTATAATGGCGCTGAGGCTTTCAAAAGTTGACCCTGCTACCGGCAAAACCGAGTTTGCCAAAGCTGTTGCAGGTGGCCTGATGACGTCAAATGATGATAATGCTACCTATAAATATAGCAGCGCACAAACTAATGAGAATCCATACTTTACTAATTACCGTAACCGGTATGATTATGCTGTTAGCTCATTGCTGGTAACTACCCTGAAAGGGCTTAATGATCCAAGGCTTGCTGTTTATGCTGCTCCAACTGCATCTAACACCATTGTTGGATTACCTTACGGCACTTATGGCGACGCATTAGGTAATTATAGCGCAGGCACAAGAGATGCTCCGGGTAATATTTCATTGATAGGTACAGCATTATCTGATGCCAGTTCATCATCTGTGTGGACTTCATACGCCCAGGTACTGTTTATGCAAGCCGAAGCCGCTCATCTTAACTGGATAGCCGGTGGTGATGGCGCTGCTGCTGATTTCTATAACAAAGGTGTAACTGCATCATTAGAGCAAAATGGTATCAGTTCGGCTGATGTGGCAACTTACCTTGGCCAGGCGTCGGTTAAATTTAATGCCAGTACTGCTTTAGATCAGATCTTAACTCAAAAATGGATAGCTAACTTCCTTGGCGACGGATGGGAGTCATGGGCCGAATATCGTCGTACAGGTTTACCTAAACTGCTTGATCCGGTTCCGGGTTCATTAAGCCCTGGCCAAAGAATCCCACGCAGACAGCAATACCCTCAAACCGAACACGATCTTAACCTGACCAATTACAATGCTGTAATTGCACGCCAGGGCGCTGATGCGCTTAATACAAGGGTATACTGGGATAAACAATAA
- the rpsU gene encoding 30S ribosomal protein S21: MIIINVKDGESLDKALKRFKKKFEKTGVLRELRSRQAFEKKSVTRRHVVKHAIYKQTLNQETV, from the coding sequence ATGATCATTATTAACGTAAAAGACGGCGAATCATTAGACAAAGCATTGAAACGCTTCAAAAAGAAATTCGAAAAAACAGGTGTTTTAAGAGAACTACGCAGTCGTCAGGCTTTCGAAAAAAAATCTGTAACCCGTCGTCATGTTGTTAAACATGCTATCTACAAACAGACTTTGAACCAGGAAACTGTTTAA
- a CDS encoding tyrosine-type recombinase/integrase, giving the protein MFLARFIQYIKYEKRYSVHTVSAYQSDLDQFMRFLNNPGGADPAPEPVITHPSQVSYHDIRNWMVELINQKLTGRSVNRKMATLRKYFKFLLQEGIVETNPVSRVRSQKVAKTLPVVVEDARLTKMLDSDDIFTNDFPGRRDKLVIELLFGTGIRLAELLGIKEQDISFDRGVVKVLGKRNKERIIPINNELKILLPEYLELKKNQNFDNNSFTLIVTNKGADAYPKLIYLIVQKYLSNISTQNKRSPHVLRHTFATTMLNNGADLNSIKELLGHANLSATQIYTHNSVERLKSIYKLAHPKA; this is encoded by the coding sequence ATGTTTTTAGCGCGTTTTATCCAATACATCAAGTACGAAAAGCGGTATTCAGTCCACACTGTTTCCGCATATCAGTCTGATCTGGATCAGTTCATGCGCTTTTTAAACAACCCCGGCGGTGCCGATCCCGCACCCGAGCCGGTTATTACCCATCCATCGCAGGTAAGCTATCATGACATCCGTAACTGGATGGTTGAGCTTATTAACCAAAAACTTACAGGCCGTTCGGTTAATCGCAAAATGGCCACGCTGCGCAAATACTTTAAATTCTTATTGCAGGAAGGTATTGTTGAAACTAACCCGGTATCCAGGGTGCGGTCGCAAAAAGTTGCTAAAACGCTGCCAGTAGTAGTTGAAGATGCGCGCCTCACAAAAATGTTAGATAGTGATGACATTTTTACAAACGATTTTCCGGGCCGGCGCGATAAGCTTGTTATTGAGCTGTTGTTCGGTACGGGTATACGCCTTGCCGAACTGTTAGGTATTAAAGAACAGGATATTAGCTTTGACAGGGGAGTGGTAAAAGTATTGGGCAAGCGCAACAAGGAACGCATCATCCCTATTAATAATGAACTGAAGATCCTGCTGCCCGAATATCTGGAGTTAAAGAAAAATCAAAATTTTGATAACAATTCCTTCACATTAATCGTTACAAATAAAGGAGCCGATGCTTATCCGAAATTGATTTATTTAATAGTGCAGAAATACCTCTCCAACATATCAACTCAAAATAAACGGAGCCCTCATGTGCTCAGGCACACGTTTGCAACCACCATGCTAAATAACGGGGCCGATTTAAATTCAATTAAAGAACTTTTGGGCCACGCTAACCTCAGCGCAACCCAAATTTACACGCACAATTCAGTTGAAAGACTAAAATCTATTTATAAACTCGCCCATCCAAAGGCTTAA
- the hpf gene encoding ribosome hibernation-promoting factor, HPF/YfiA family, which yields MKITVQSIHFTADKKLLDFIQKKTDKLDTFYDHIISGEVYLKLENVEDECNKITEIKLLLPGNQIFAKEKCKSFEEATDLAVESLRKQIEKHKQKKALADATAKKAVLTAAEEGF from the coding sequence ATGAAAATTACAGTGCAGTCAATTCATTTCACCGCAGACAAGAAACTTTTAGATTTTATTCAGAAGAAAACGGATAAGCTTGATACGTTTTATGACCATATTATTAGCGGTGAAGTTTACTTAAAGCTTGAGAATGTGGAAGATGAATGTAATAAGATAACGGAGATCAAATTGTTATTACCCGGCAACCAGATATTTGCCAAAGAGAAGTGTAAGAGTTTTGAGGAAGCTACCGACCTGGCTGTTGAAAGCCTGAGGAAGCAAATTGAAAAGCATAAACAAAAGAAAGCCCTTGCTGATGCTACAGCCAAAAAAGCTGTTTTAACGGCAGCAGAGGAGGGTTTTTAA
- the tuf gene encoding elongation factor Tu: MAKEKFDRSKPHLNIGTIGHVDHGKTTLTAAITKVLADAGLSEARSFDSIDSAPEEKERGITINTAHVEYSTANRHYAHVDCPGHADYVKNMVTGAAQMDGAIIVVAATDGPMPQTREHILLARQVGVPALVVFMNKVDMVDDPELLELVEMEVRELLSFYEFPGDDIPVIQGSALGGLNGDPTWVGKIMELMDAVDSYIPIPPRLTDLPFLMPVEDVFSITGRGTVATGRIERGVINSGEQVDILGMGAENLKSTVTGVEMFRKILDRGEAGDNVGLLLRGIEKTDIRRGMVICKPGSVTPHTDFKAEVYVLSKAEGGRHTPFFNKYRPQFYFRTTDVTGEISLEPGVEMVMPGDNVTITVKLINAIAMEKGLRFAIREGGRTVGAGQVTEILK, encoded by the coding sequence ATGGCAAAAGAAAAGTTTGACCGCAGTAAGCCGCACTTAAACATCGGTACAATCGGTCACGTTGACCACGGTAAAACAACCCTTACCGCAGCTATTACTAAAGTTTTGGCTGATGCAGGTTTATCAGAAGCTCGTTCATTTGATTCAATTGACTCGGCTCCTGAAGAAAAAGAACGTGGTATTACCATCAACACTGCCCACGTTGAATATTCAACAGCTAACCGTCACTATGCACACGTTGACTGTCCAGGTCACGCGGATTATGTGAAGAACATGGTTACTGGTGCTGCTCAGATGGACGGTGCAATCATTGTAGTTGCTGCAACTGATGGTCCGATGCCACAAACCCGCGAACACATCCTGTTAGCTCGTCAGGTAGGTGTACCTGCACTTGTTGTTTTCATGAACAAAGTTGACATGGTTGATGATCCGGAATTATTAGAATTAGTAGAAATGGAAGTTCGTGAATTATTGTCATTCTACGAATTCCCAGGTGATGATATCCCAGTTATCCAGGGTTCTGCATTAGGTGGTCTTAACGGCGATCCTACCTGGGTTGGTAAAATCATGGAGTTGATGGATGCTGTAGATAGCTACATCCCTATCCCTCCACGTTTAACAGATCTTCCTTTCTTAATGCCTGTTGAAGACGTATTCTCAATCACTGGTCGTGGTACTGTTGCTACCGGTCGTATTGAGCGTGGTGTAATCAACTCAGGTGAGCAAGTTGACATCCTTGGTATGGGTGCTGAAAACTTGAAATCAACTGTAACTGGTGTTGAGATGTTCCGTAAGATCCTTGATCGCGGTGAAGCTGGTGACAACGTAGGTTTATTGTTACGTGGTATTGAGAAAACTGATATCCGTCGTGGTATGGTTATCTGCAAACCAGGTTCAGTAACTCCTCACACCGATTTCAAAGCAGAAGTTTACGTATTATCAAAAGCAGAAGGTGGCCGTCACACTCCATTCTTCAACAAATACCGTCCACAATTCTATTTCCGTACCACTGACGTTACTGGTGAGATTTCATTAGAACCAGGTGTAGAAATGGTTATGCCGGGTGATAACGTTACAATCACTGTAAAGTTGATCAACGCTATCGCAATGGAAAAAGGCTTACGTTTCGCTATCCGTGAAGGTGGTCGTACCGTAGGTGCTGGTCAGGTAACTGAAATCTTGAAATAA
- the secE gene encoding preprotein translocase subunit SecE, translated as MAGVAEYIKESYIELTEKVTWPTWRELQSSAVLVLVAAIIIALVILGMDQIINYLLKLFYTSLT; from the coding sequence ATGGCAGGCGTAGCTGAATATATTAAAGAGTCATACATCGAGTTAACCGAAAAGGTTACCTGGCCTACATGGCGCGAGCTGCAAAGCAGCGCTGTTTTGGTATTGGTTGCCGCTATAATTATTGCGCTGGTTATCTTAGGTATGGACCAGATCATTAATTATTTGCTTAAACTGTTTTACACATCACTAACATAA
- the nusG gene encoding transcription termination/antitermination protein NusG — MSDQLKWYVVRAISGKEKKVKQYIDAEISRLGISHLVPQVLIPTEKYYQMRDGKKIAKERNYFPGYVLMEAVLDGETEHIIKNINSVIGFLGDKAGNAIPLRQAEVNRILGKVDEMSTQGETMNVPYYVGEAVKVMDGPFNGFSGVIEEVNEEKKKLKVMVKIFGRRTPLELNYMQVEKE; from the coding sequence ATGAGTGATCAATTGAAATGGTATGTAGTTAGGGCTATTAGTGGTAAGGAAAAAAAAGTTAAACAATATATAGATGCCGAAATTAGCCGTTTGGGCATTAGTCATTTGGTACCACAGGTATTAATACCTACCGAAAAGTATTACCAGATGCGCGATGGAAAGAAGATAGCTAAAGAGCGTAACTACTTTCCGGGCTATGTGCTTATGGAGGCCGTTTTAGATGGTGAAACCGAGCACATCATAAAAAATATAAACAGCGTTATAGGTTTCCTGGGTGATAAGGCCGGAAATGCTATCCCGCTTCGCCAGGCAGAAGTTAACCGTATTTTAGGTAAGGTTGACGAAATGAGTACGCAGGGCGAAACCATGAACGTACCTTATTATGTTGGCGAGGCCGTTAAAGTTATGGACGGGCCTTTCAACGGTTTCAGCGGCGTTATCGAAGAAGTTAACGAAGAAAAAAAGAAACTGAAAGTAATGGTAAAGATATTCGGGCGCCGTACGCCGCTTGAGTTGAATTACATGCAGGTAGAAAAAGAGTAG
- the rplK gene encoding 50S ribosomal protein L11 — protein sequence MAKEIGAMVKLQVKGGAANPSPPIGPALGAKGVNIMEFCKQFNARTQDKAGKVLPVLITVYVDKSFEFIIKTPPVAIQLLEATGLKSGSAEPNRKKVASVNWDQVETIAKDKMVDLNAFTVESAMKMVAGTARSMGITVSGTAPWN from the coding sequence ATGGCAAAAGAGATCGGTGCAATGGTTAAGCTGCAAGTTAAAGGCGGCGCCGCAAACCCATCACCACCAATTGGCCCGGCATTGGGTGCAAAAGGTGTGAACATCATGGAGTTTTGCAAACAATTTAATGCACGCACCCAGGACAAAGCTGGAAAAGTATTGCCTGTTTTGATTACTGTTTATGTTGACAAATCATTCGAATTTATCATCAAAACCCCTCCCGTTGCTATCCAGTTATTGGAAGCTACCGGTTTAAAGAGTGGTTCTGCTGAGCCTAACCGTAAAAAAGTTGCCAGTGTTAACTGGGACCAGGTTGAGACTATAGCAAAAGATAAAATGGTTGACTTGAATGCATTCACAGTTGAATCGGCCATGAAAATGGTGGCAGGTACTGCCCGCAGCATGGGAATTACCGTATCAGGTACAGCTCCCTGGAATTAA
- the rplA gene encoding 50S ribosomal protein L1 → MARLTKNQKVALSKIEANKSYTLEAASALVKELTLTKFDSSVDIDVRLGVDPRKANQMVRGIATLPHGTGKTVRVLVLCTPDKEQEAKDAGADYVGLDDYIAKIEGGWTDVDIIITMPSVMAKVGRLGRILGPRNLMPNPKSGTVTPEVGKAVTEVKGGKIDFKVDKTGIIHTSIGKASFSADKIYENALEVLQTISKLKPSAAKGTYFKSIHISSTMSPGITVETKSVAGI, encoded by the coding sequence GTGGCAAGATTAACAAAAAATCAAAAAGTGGCACTCTCCAAAATTGAGGCAAACAAATCGTACACATTAGAAGCTGCATCGGCTTTGGTAAAGGAATTAACCCTTACTAAGTTTGATTCATCAGTTGATATAGACGTTCGTTTAGGTGTTGACCCGCGTAAAGCCAATCAAATGGTACGTGGTATTGCAACATTACCTCATGGAACCGGTAAAACTGTGCGTGTATTAGTGCTTTGTACTCCTGATAAGGAACAAGAAGCTAAAGATGCAGGTGCAGATTACGTAGGTTTGGATGATTATATTGCCAAGATTGAAGGCGGATGGACTGATGTTGATATTATCATCACTATGCCAAGTGTGATGGCTAAAGTTGGTCGTTTGGGTCGTATTTTAGGCCCGCGTAACTTGATGCCAAACCCTAAATCAGGTACAGTTACCCCAGAAGTTGGTAAAGCTGTAACTGAGGTAAAAGGTGGTAAAATCGATTTCAAGGTTGATAAAACCGGTATCATCCACACTTCAATAGGAAAAGCATCTTTCTCTGCAGATAAAATTTATGAGAATGCATTAGAAGTATTGCAAACAATCTCTAAATTAAAACCTTCTGCAGCAAAAGGAACATATTTCAAGAGTATTCATATCTCTTCAACTATGTCGCCTGGAATTACAGTTGAAACTAAATCAGTAGCGGGGATCTAA
- the rplJ gene encoding 50S ribosomal protein L10: MNKEEKYDLVVALTEQIKEYGNFYITDTSDLTVAKINNIRRKCFENDITMQVTKNSLIKKAMEAAGGDFSPIYDVLKGSSSILFSKSATAPAKLIKQLRKTGEKPILKAAYIDSAVFIGDNQLDTLTKLKSKEQLIGEIVGLLQSPAKNVLSALQSGGTTIAGLVKTLQERG; encoded by the coding sequence ATGAATAAAGAAGAAAAATACGACCTTGTTGTAGCCCTAACTGAGCAAATCAAAGAGTATGGTAATTTTTATATCACTGATACCTCTGATTTAACTGTAGCCAAGATCAACAACATCCGCCGTAAATGTTTCGAAAACGACATTACGATGCAGGTAACCAAAAATAGCTTGATCAAAAAAGCTATGGAAGCTGCAGGCGGCGATTTTAGCCCGATATATGATGTATTAAAAGGTTCATCATCAATCCTTTTCTCAAAATCAGCAACTGCTCCGGCAAAGTTGATTAAACAATTGAGAAAAACAGGTGAAAAACCAATTTTAAAAGCAGCTTATATTGATTCGGCAGTATTTATCGGTGATAACCAGTTAGATACTTTAACCAAACTGAAATCAAAAGAACAACTGATCGGCGAGATAGTTGGCTTACTACAATCACCTGCCAAAAACGTACTTTCTGCACTACAATCAGGCGGAACTACAATTGCAGGCCTTGTAAAAACATTACAGGAAAGAGGTTAA
- the rplL gene encoding 50S ribosomal protein L7/L12, whose translation MADLKAFAEQLVNLTVKEVNELAQILKDEYGIEPAAAAVAVAAPAADGGDAAPAAAEQTAFDVILKEAGGAKLAVVKLVKDLTGLGLKEAKDLVDGAPKELKTGVTKEEAESLKKQLEEAGAVVEVK comes from the coding sequence ATGGCGGATTTAAAAGCGTTTGCTGAACAGTTGGTAAACTTAACAGTAAAAGAAGTAAACGAATTAGCTCAAATATTAAAAGATGAGTATGGTATTGAGCCTGCTGCTGCTGCTGTAGCAGTTGCTGCTCCTGCTGCTGACGGTGGCGATGCTGCTCCAGCTGCTGCTGAGCAAACTGCATTTGACGTTATCCTGAAAGAAGCTGGTGGCGCTAAATTAGCAGTTGTTAAATTAGTAAAAGACTTAACTGGCCTTGGTTTGAAAGAAGCTAAAGATCTTGTTGACGGTGCACCAAAAGAACTTAAAACTGGTGTAACTAAAGAAGAAGCTGAATCTTTGAAAAAACAATTAGAAGAAGCCGGAGCAGTAGTTGAGGTTAAGTAA